A region from the Gammaproteobacteria bacterium genome encodes:
- a CDS encoding hypothetical protein (Evidence 5 : Unknown function) has translation MNHLTQVATYAVRNEKAPLPPERSWGEGANLFIRPSPLALLPEGEGRKAR, from the coding sequence TTGAATCATTTAACTCAAGTTGCTACCTATGCGGTGAGAAACGAAAAAGCCCCTCTCCCCCCGGAGAGGAGTTGGGGTGAGGGCGCGAATTTGTTTATTCGTCCCTCACCCCTGGCCCTTCTCCCGGAGGGAGAGGGGAGAAAAGCGCGCTAG